In Athene noctua chromosome 7, bAthNoc1.hap1.1, whole genome shotgun sequence, the following proteins share a genomic window:
- the LOC141962413 gene encoding dual specificity protein kinase CLK4-like → MLEWFEHHGHVCMVFELLGLSTFDFIRGNCFLPFSLEHIRQMAYQICRSVNFLHLNKLTHTDLKPGNILLVNSDYREEYNPELECEERRLKNTDVKVADFGNATYDFDYHSPLVSTRPYRAPEVILALGWSQPCDVWSIGCILIGYYLGYAVFQTNDDREHLAMMERVLGPLPRHMIEKSRKHEYFHHGRLDWDEHSSAGRYVSSWCNPLKEFMTCHNSDHRNLFDLIEKMLEYDPAERITLEEALKHPFFSPLKRQKRKLPPVAEKADADVTPKRQKKY, encoded by the exons aattgcttcttgccattttcgctggagcacatcagacagatggcttatcagatctgcagatctgtgaact ttttgcacctgaacaagctgacacatacagatctgaagccaggaaatattttacttgtgaattcagaCTACAGAGAAGAATATAACCCcgaactg GAATGCGAAGAACGGAGACTAAAAAATACGGACGTCAAAGTTGCGGACTTCGGGAACGCAACGTATGATTTCGATTATCACAGCcctttggtgtctacaagaccttacagagctcctgaagtgatcctag cgctggggtggtcacagccatgcgatgtttggagcataggatgtatcctcataggatactaccttggatacgcggtatttcag accaatgaCGACAGAGAACACCTGGccatgatggagcgagtactggggcctttgccaaggcacatgatagagaaaagcag GAAACACGAATATTTCCATCATGGCCGGCTGGACTGGgatgaacacagttctgctggaagATACGTCTCCAGTTGGTGTAatcccctaaag GAATTCATGACCTGCCACAATTCGGACCACAGGAACCTCTTCGACCTCATTGAGAAGATGTTGGAGTACGACCCAGCcgagcgcattactctggaggaagcactgaaacatcctttcttcTCGCCCTTGAagcggcagaaaaggaagctgcctcctgtagctgagaaggctgatgcagatgttacaccaaagagacaaaaaaaatattaa